One region of Alcanivorax sediminis genomic DNA includes:
- a CDS encoding 4-hydroxyphenylacetate 3-hydroxylase family protein: MNAATPAPTREESAQDRWDRIPVIKTGDDYLASLRNRGTRLFLFGELIDEPADHPIIKPSINALRASYDLAIDEPELATAWSPLIEEQVNRFLHIVESPADLVMKNKMQRRMGQITGTCFQRCTGLDTISVLHSVTYEIDEKHGTQYHQRYLDFLKEAQRKNILIAAGMTDPKGDRSKRPAEQADPDMFMRVTRRTDKGIYVKGVKAHMTGGWNQHWICVLPTMNLTEADKDYAVVGMIPGDADGITYIYGRQSCDTRAMEGGDIDQGNAQYGGQEVLVYFDDVFIPNEHVFMDGEYEFAQELVTRFTAYHRASYVCKTGLGDVMVGAAASIVEYNGLEKVSHIRDKLVEMTHLNETIYSSGIASSHEAKKMPSGIYMNDTMLANVCKHNVTRFPYEISRLAQDLAGGIMVTMPSEQDLNNEEAGDIIRRFLKGREDIPTEDRMRILRLIENMTLGRNAVGYLTESMHGAGSPQAQRIQILRGMDVEKKKWHARKLAGIKQEG; encoded by the coding sequence ATGAACGCCGCTACCCCTGCTCCCACTCGTGAAGAGTCAGCCCAGGACCGCTGGGACCGTATTCCCGTCATCAAGACCGGGGATGACTACCTGGCCAGTCTTCGTAACCGTGGCACTCGCCTGTTCCTGTTCGGTGAGCTGATCGACGAGCCTGCTGATCACCCCATAATCAAACCCAGCATCAACGCCCTGCGCGCCAGCTATGATCTGGCCATCGACGAACCTGAACTGGCCACTGCCTGGTCTCCGCTGATCGAAGAGCAAGTAAACCGCTTTCTGCACATCGTGGAATCTCCGGCGGATCTGGTCATGAAGAACAAGATGCAGCGCCGCATGGGCCAGATCACTGGCACCTGTTTTCAGCGCTGTACCGGTCTGGACACCATTAGCGTGCTGCACTCAGTCACCTACGAAATCGATGAAAAGCACGGCACCCAGTATCACCAGCGCTATCTGGACTTCCTCAAGGAAGCCCAGCGCAAGAACATTCTGATTGCCGCCGGCATGACAGACCCGAAAGGCGACCGTAGCAAGCGCCCGGCGGAACAGGCGGATCCGGACATGTTCATGCGTGTTACCCGCCGCACTGACAAGGGTATCTACGTGAAAGGCGTGAAGGCCCACATGACCGGAGGCTGGAACCAGCACTGGATCTGCGTACTGCCGACCATGAACCTCACTGAAGCCGACAAGGACTACGCCGTGGTCGGCATGATCCCCGGCGACGCCGACGGCATCACCTACATCTACGGCCGCCAGAGTTGCGACACGCGAGCCATGGAAGGCGGCGACATCGACCAGGGCAACGCCCAGTACGGTGGTCAGGAAGTACTGGTGTATTTCGATGATGTCTTCATTCCCAACGAGCATGTGTTCATGGACGGCGAGTACGAATTTGCCCAGGAATTGGTCACCCGCTTTACGGCGTACCACCGCGCCAGTTACGTCTGCAAAACCGGCCTCGGCGATGTGATGGTGGGTGCCGCGGCTTCCATCGTGGAGTACAACGGGCTGGAGAAAGTCAGCCATATCCGCGACAAGCTGGTGGAAATGACCCACCTCAACGAGACCATCTATTCCTCTGGTATCGCCAGCTCCCATGAAGCGAAAAAAATGCCCAGCGGTATCTACATGAACGACACCATGCTGGCCAACGTCTGCAAGCACAACGTGACCCGCTTCCCCTATGAGATATCCCGGCTTGCCCAGGATCTGGCCGGTGGCATCATGGTCACCATGCCCAGCGAGCAGGATCTGAACAACGAAGAGGCGGGCGATATCATCCGCCGCTTCCTCAAGGGCCGCGAAGACATTCCCACTGAGGATCGCATGCGCATCCTGCGTCTCATCGAGAACATGACCCTGGGCCGCAATGCCGTCGGTTATCTCACCGAGTCCATGCACGGTGCCGGCAGCCCCCAGGCCCAGCGCATCCAGATTCTGCGAGGCATGGATGTAGAGAAAAAGAAGTGGCATGCCCGCAAACTGGCTGGCATCAAGCAGGAAGGCTGA
- the msrB gene encoding peptide-methionine (R)-S-oxide reductase MsrB, giving the protein MNEAKSASGYDLTPLTDAEKQKNAAELTEEERRILLNQGTEPPFCGGLLDNKESGVYHCKLCDLPLFSSDSKFESGTGWPSFYAPFDEAHIREIRDISHGMIRTEIRCTRCDGHLGHVFPDGPAPTGLRYCLNSASMVFKAR; this is encoded by the coding sequence ATGAACGAGGCGAAATCCGCCAGCGGGTACGACCTGACCCCGCTAACCGATGCTGAAAAACAAAAAAATGCCGCTGAGCTCACCGAAGAAGAGCGCCGTATCCTGCTCAATCAGGGCACCGAGCCACCCTTCTGCGGTGGCCTGCTGGATAACAAGGAATCCGGCGTCTATCACTGCAAACTATGCGACCTTCCCCTGTTCAGCTCCGACAGTAAGTTCGAATCCGGCACCGGCTGGCCCAGTTTTTATGCGCCCTTTGATGAAGCCCATATTCGCGAAATCCGTGATATCAGCCACGGCATGATCCGCACGGAAATCCGCTGTACCCGCTGCGACGGTCACCTGGGTCATGTCTTCCCCGATGGCCCGGCACCCACCGGGCTGCGTTATTGCCTGAATTCCGCATCCATGGTTTTCAAGGCCCGCTAA
- the msrA gene encoding peptide-methionine (S)-S-oxide reductase MsrA: MNPVIPGTTLAIHPERFPDAVTDLPAASTRHAVLAGGCFWCVEAVYLNLEGVVAVTSGYAGGAPSTANYEAVCTGTTGHAEVVDIEYDSNVISYGELLKVFFSVAHDPTQKDRQGNDRGTQYRSAIFFQSDEEKAVAEAYIQQLEAIGAFTAPIVTTLEPLEQFYPGEAYHQDFARRNPQQGYIRAIAMPKVEKLIHAFPDKLKGDA; encoded by the coding sequence ATGAACCCGGTGATCCCCGGAACCACCCTCGCCATTCATCCGGAACGATTTCCCGACGCCGTTACCGATCTACCTGCGGCCAGCACCCGCCACGCGGTGCTGGCCGGCGGCTGCTTCTGGTGTGTAGAAGCGGTGTACCTGAACCTTGAAGGCGTTGTGGCCGTCACCTCCGGTTATGCCGGCGGCGCCCCCAGCACCGCCAATTATGAAGCGGTCTGCACCGGCACCACCGGCCATGCTGAGGTGGTGGATATCGAATACGACAGCAACGTCATCAGCTACGGGGAGCTGCTCAAGGTCTTTTTCTCCGTGGCCCATGACCCCACACAGAAAGACCGCCAGGGTAATGACCGCGGCACCCAGTACCGTTCCGCCATTTTCTTCCAAAGCGATGAAGAAAAAGCAGTGGCAGAAGCCTACATCCAGCAACTGGAAGCCATTGGCGCCTTTACCGCGCCTATCGTGACCACTTTGGAACCGCTGGAGCAGTTCTACCCCGGCGAGGCCTACCATCAGGATTTTGCCCGCCGGAACCCTCAACAGGGCTACATCCGCGCCATCGCTATGCCCAAGGTGGAAAAGCTGATCCACGCCTTCCCTGACAAACTCAAAGGAGACGCCTGA
- a CDS encoding CaiB/BaiF CoA transferase family protein, with translation MTGPLHGLTFIELAGIGPGPFCGMMLADMGATVIRVDRPGGNPHSAIGHSVLFRNRQNLALDLKKPEGIETVLKLCETADGIFEGFRPGVTERLGIGPEQCMARNPKLVYGRMTGWGQTGPLAQAAGHDMNYISLSGALHAMGRAGEKPAIPLNLVGDFGGGGMMLAFGLVCAALEAQRSGEGQVVDTSMVEGSAALMAMFYGLKSQGLFSDQRGTHMLDSGAHFYEVYETADSKYVSIGSIEPQFYAELCRIAELPADDFGHQMNPPKWPEMKQKLAAVIKQKSRDEWCELMEGTDVCFAPVLSLEEAPSHPHNVARGSFVNVSGSIQPAPTPRFSRSNAGEVRAATTAGADSLDVLRSAGFEESTIESLIASGAVKQD, from the coding sequence ATGACAGGCCCACTCCACGGACTGACTTTCATTGAGCTGGCCGGCATTGGTCCCGGCCCCTTCTGCGGCATGATGCTGGCCGATATGGGCGCTACCGTCATTCGCGTCGACCGTCCCGGCGGCAACCCCCATTCTGCTATCGGCCACAGCGTTCTGTTCCGCAATCGCCAGAACCTGGCGCTGGATCTGAAAAAGCCCGAAGGCATCGAGACCGTACTCAAGCTGTGTGAAACTGCCGACGGTATCTTCGAGGGCTTCCGCCCTGGCGTCACCGAGCGTCTTGGCATCGGCCCGGAGCAATGTATGGCCCGTAATCCCAAGCTGGTTTACGGCCGCATGACCGGCTGGGGTCAGACAGGCCCGCTGGCACAGGCTGCTGGCCACGACATGAACTACATTTCTCTCTCTGGTGCACTGCACGCCATGGGCCGTGCCGGCGAAAAACCGGCCATCCCGCTCAATCTGGTAGGCGACTTTGGCGGTGGCGGCATGATGTTGGCTTTTGGACTGGTCTGTGCCGCATTGGAAGCACAGCGCTCTGGTGAAGGCCAGGTGGTCGACACCTCCATGGTGGAAGGCTCCGCGGCCCTCATGGCCATGTTCTACGGCCTCAAGTCCCAAGGGCTGTTCAGCGATCAACGCGGTACCCATATGCTGGATTCTGGCGCCCACTTTTATGAAGTGTATGAAACTGCTGACAGCAAATACGTTTCCATCGGCAGCATCGAGCCTCAGTTTTACGCGGAGCTGTGCCGCATTGCTGAATTGCCCGCCGATGATTTTGGCCATCAAATGAACCCGCCCAAATGGCCGGAGATGAAACAAAAACTGGCGGCTGTCATCAAACAGAAGAGCCGTGATGAGTGGTGCGAACTCATGGAAGGAACCGATGTCTGTTTTGCACCGGTACTCAGCCTTGAAGAAGCGCCTTCACACCCGCATAACGTGGCTCGCGGTTCCTTTGTGAACGTGAGTGGCAGCATTCAGCCGGCACCGACACCGCGTTTCTCTCGCAGCAACGCTGGCGAAGTGAGGGCCGCAACCACTGCCGGGGCAGATAGCCTTGACGTGTTGCGTAGTGCAGGCTTCGAAGAAAGCACCATCGAATCATTAATAGCCAGTGGCGCGGTGAAACAGGACTAA
- a CDS encoding OmpA family protein: MKGSIRISTLAAGIMLATNAIAADESTDPTRQYLAPMMHYLILDDDRDISSKGLGGGLIYGRQLSDHLWWETEGAGYGLDTGVDDVTDFFQYSLSTGVAYAFGDREGFTPFVLAQIGGIYNDVVPDDDDGLNLHANVGVGAVTGPIFDNGLKLRFEGRYMYDDFDGVSGTTSDGEGGFNDWRLSLGLEIPLGVTRTVEVEKIVYQTREVEKVVEKVVAEADSDNDGIADSRDMCPNTLAGGKVDGQGCLLKNQTISFNNIGFELNSAKITASSRPTLDKLADSLNAQTDFNVEIAGHTDSSGSAEYNESLSDKRANSVRKYLIEKGVAAERLTSRGYGEVDPVASNETAAGRAMNRRVEFRVSE, encoded by the coding sequence ATGAAAGGAAGCATACGTATCAGTACATTGGCAGCCGGCATCATGCTGGCAACGAATGCCATCGCTGCTGATGAGAGTACTGATCCAACTCGCCAGTACCTGGCGCCAATGATGCATTACCTGATTCTTGATGATGATCGCGACATTTCCAGCAAAGGGCTGGGTGGCGGTCTTATCTATGGTCGTCAGTTGTCAGATCACCTCTGGTGGGAGACCGAAGGCGCCGGCTATGGGCTGGATACGGGGGTCGATGATGTGACTGACTTCTTCCAGTACAGCCTGAGCACAGGCGTGGCTTATGCCTTTGGCGATCGAGAAGGGTTTACCCCGTTCGTTCTCGCCCAGATTGGCGGCATCTATAACGATGTGGTTCCCGATGATGACGATGGCCTGAATCTGCATGCCAACGTGGGGGTTGGTGCGGTGACCGGCCCGATTTTCGATAACGGTCTCAAGCTGCGCTTTGAAGGCCGTTACATGTATGACGATTTTGATGGCGTGTCTGGCACGACTTCTGACGGTGAAGGCGGTTTCAATGACTGGCGCCTCTCACTCGGCCTGGAAATTCCGCTGGGTGTTACTCGCACTGTCGAAGTAGAAAAGATTGTCTACCAGACTCGCGAAGTAGAAAAAGTCGTTGAGAAGGTTGTTGCTGAAGCGGATAGCGATAATGACGGCATTGCCGACAGCCGCGACATGTGTCCGAACACGCTTGCTGGCGGCAAGGTAGATGGCCAGGGCTGTCTGCTCAAGAACCAGACGATTTCCTTCAACAACATCGGCTTTGAGCTGAACTCTGCGAAGATTACGGCATCTTCCCGTCCGACCCTGGACAAGCTGGCCGATTCCCTGAACGCGCAGACGGATTTCAATGTGGAAATCGCGGGTCATACCGACAGCTCTGGCTCTGCCGAGTACAACGAAAGCCTGTCTGACAAGCGTGCCAATTCTGTTCGCAAATACCTGATTGAGAAAGGGGTTGCGGCAGAGCGTCTGACGTCTCGTGGATACGGTGAAGTGGATCCGGTTGCCAGCAATGAAACCGCTGCAGGCCGAGCCATGAATCGCCGCGTTGAATTCCGCGTCAGCGAATAA
- a CDS encoding thrombospondin type 3 repeat-containing protein — MSSSMKTIFAILLAATLGLGLAGCEADGDGTSGSSNTPSTRNADQDNDGIPDTVDNCPVNPNAMQEDQDGDGIGDVCDDDRDGDGTPDDTDNCPLVANADQADTDMDGIGDACDMDNDQDNDGIDDGVDNCPTIFNPEQSDVDNDGIGDVCDDDADNDGVPNDTDNCVYTANADQADSDSNGVGDACEGDIDGDTILDDQDNCLTTPNTDQADQDLDGIGDVCDDDRDGDGVPNDADNCPQVANADQADDDNDGIGDVCDPDGPGGPANDQDGDGILDGDDNCPTIPNADQADGDGDGVGDVCDDAFECGAALNYQSLTQADYTASGDVLGVCLGCSVDDPELSIDEINATFAQLNIGAALVYGGAALAIDANDTNNDITDNVIGFVVSDFSSQLLNAELLGNFTTIRFYDEGVEVASAVVGGGVLDLDLLGIGANSTQRFLAAPNPGVTFDSVQLDYAGLVNVNKTFRVHDVCVGSP; from the coding sequence ATGAGTAGTTCGATGAAGACAATCTTTGCCATTCTGCTGGCCGCAACACTGGGGCTGGGGTTGGCAGGCTGTGAAGCCGATGGTGATGGTACGAGCGGAAGTAGCAATACGCCGTCCACCCGTAATGCTGATCAGGATAATGACGGTATCCCGGATACCGTCGACAATTGCCCCGTCAATCCGAACGCCATGCAGGAAGATCAGGATGGTGACGGTATCGGCGATGTGTGTGACGACGACCGTGATGGCGATGGCACCCCTGACGATACCGATAACTGTCCTCTGGTGGCCAATGCCGATCAAGCAGATACCGATATGGATGGAATCGGTGACGCTTGCGACATGGATAACGATCAGGACAACGATGGCATCGATGATGGTGTCGACAACTGCCCGACTATCTTCAACCCAGAGCAGAGCGATGTGGACAACGACGGTATTGGTGACGTCTGTGATGACGATGCGGATAACGACGGCGTTCCAAATGACACCGACAACTGTGTTTATACCGCCAACGCTGACCAGGCTGACTCGGACAGCAATGGTGTTGGTGATGCCTGTGAGGGCGACATCGATGGTGACACCATTCTGGACGACCAGGACAACTGTCTGACGACACCTAATACTGACCAGGCGGACCAGGACCTGGATGGTATTGGCGATGTCTGCGATGACGATCGTGATGGTGATGGCGTGCCGAATGACGCGGATAACTGCCCACAGGTGGCCAATGCTGACCAGGCAGATGACGATAACGACGGTATTGGTGATGTTTGTGACCCTGACGGCCCCGGCGGCCCGGCTAATGATCAGGACGGCGATGGTATTCTGGACGGAGATGACAACTGCCCAACTATTCCTAACGCCGATCAGGCTGACGGTGATGGTGATGGTGTGGGTGATGTGTGTGATGACGCGTTCGAGTGTGGTGCCGCCCTGAACTATCAATCTCTGACGCAGGCGGATTACACCGCCAGCGGTGACGTACTGGGTGTGTGCCTGGGCTGTAGCGTCGATGATCCTGAGCTGAGCATCGATGAAATCAATGCCACTTTCGCCCAGCTGAATATCGGTGCTGCGCTGGTGTATGGTGGAGCGGCACTGGCGATTGACGCCAACGACACCAACAACGACATCACAGACAACGTTATCGGCTTTGTGGTCTCCGACTTCTCGTCGCAACTGTTGAATGCTGAGCTGTTGGGTAACTTCACCACCATTCGTTTCTACGACGAAGGTGTGGAAGTGGCGAGTGCGGTAGTTGGAGGCGGAGTGCTTGATCTGGATCTGCTTGGCATCGGCGCCAACAGCACCCAGCGTTTCCTGGCCGCTCCGAATCCGGGCGTGACCTTCGATTCCGTGCAGCTGGACTACGCAGGTCTGGTTAACGTCAACAAGACCTTCCGTGTTCACGATGTGTGTGTTGGCAGTCCGTAA